One part of the Arcanobacterium phocisimile genome encodes these proteins:
- the cas7e gene encoding type I-E CRISPR-associated protein Cas7/Cse4/CasC has product MSKNLTLHIISNVPYSNLNRDDSGTPKRLMQGGALRAMHSSQSIKRGIRGKYEEASLDLSVRSGKLVDEVLDIAAKLNPEIDKKSLSKLAAKRIGELTKGEATEKESDRSAWLSVEELTTLAQSLIDGEENSEFIADGKTGSLAIAAFGRMFANAPGKNTEAAIAVSPGVTTHAATIESDYFSTGDDVRERDRKKSGATYLGVSRYVNGTFYRTISIDKEQLKAVWTAFELPETRDNLREFIRAAVYGMPRGKQNSTAPYTMPSLVFAEEQRYRTAYSFEKPVKVGSDGGYEAESIKELAAQYQRARSFDPGNFGPVEVLSGTAEFSDDQFAGVERETLDGMIDRIVDWILQ; this is encoded by the coding sequence ATGTCAAAGAATCTAACATTACACATCATTTCTAACGTTCCGTATTCGAACCTCAACCGTGATGATTCCGGGACTCCCAAGCGCCTTATGCAAGGTGGTGCATTGCGTGCAATGCATTCGTCACAAAGCATCAAGCGGGGTATTCGTGGGAAATATGAAGAAGCCAGCCTCGATCTTTCAGTGCGTTCTGGAAAACTTGTAGATGAAGTGCTTGATATCGCTGCCAAACTGAATCCAGAAATAGATAAAAAATCATTGAGTAAGCTAGCTGCGAAGCGTATTGGTGAATTGACAAAAGGTGAAGCTACGGAGAAAGAATCGGATCGATCCGCATGGCTTTCAGTGGAAGAACTAACAACTCTTGCGCAAAGTCTAATCGATGGTGAAGAGAATAGTGAATTTATCGCTGATGGCAAGACAGGTTCATTAGCGATCGCCGCATTTGGTCGCATGTTTGCAAATGCACCAGGGAAAAACACTGAAGCAGCGATCGCGGTATCGCCAGGGGTTACTACCCACGCAGCAACTATTGAGTCTGACTACTTCTCCACAGGCGATGACGTGCGCGAACGCGATCGCAAAAAATCGGGTGCAACCTATCTTGGCGTATCACGATACGTGAACGGCACATTCTATCGAACAATATCGATCGATAAGGAACAGCTCAAAGCAGTTTGGACTGCTTTTGAGCTTCCAGAAACACGAGATAACTTACGAGAGTTCATTCGAGCAGCAGTATATGGAATGCCACGAGGTAAACAAAACTCTACTGCACCTTACACAATGCCAAGCCTTGTTTTTGCTGAAGAACAGCGTTACCGTACTGCATACAGCTTTGAAAAGCCAGTAAAAGTGGGCTCCGATGGCGGTTACGAAGCAGAATCGATCAAGGAGCTTGCCGCACAATACCAGCGGGCACGATCGTTTGATCCCGGAAATTTCGGGCCAGTTGAAGTTCTTTCCGGCACTGCGGAATTTTCCGATGATCAGTTTGCAGGTGTGGAACGAGAAACTCTTGATGGTATGATCGATCGCATTGTTGATTGGATTCTGCAATGA
- the cas2e gene encoding type I-E CRISPR-associated endoribonuclease Cas2e — MFAVLTISAVPEHLHGYVSRFLTEVESGVYVGNISRNVRERLWERVSTTLDEGTSTMIYSDPRQEQGFSMLTAGKNSRKVLDLDGLTVVSMRPGRGESKIRDR, encoded by the coding sequence ATGTTTGCAGTCTTAACAATATCTGCAGTTCCCGAGCATCTTCATGGATATGTAAGCCGATTTCTCACTGAGGTTGAAAGTGGGGTTTACGTCGGAAATATTTCTCGGAACGTGCGTGAACGCCTATGGGAACGTGTGAGCACTACTCTTGACGAAGGAACTTCCACTATGATTTATAGCGACCCGCGACAAGAACAAGGATTCTCGATGCTCACTGCAGGAAAAAATTCACGAAAAGTATTGGACTTAGACGGTCTAACCGTTGTGTCCATGCGTCCTGGACGTGGAGAATCCAAAATTCGAGATCGTTGA
- the casB gene encoding type I-E CRISPR-associated protein Cse2/CasB, which translates to MVNDVHDKSEFALIYQILDRRSAVTFRQQRANIRRGADPFTEHYAYPYIYPALGPDARSEVRKTAVRVAALIAEFTDIPQSQENGERKFKSFGKWCSELSIAWARQKKPDQQVSFDPRNPDAIAQRLAYIHTQDFEEAYKSIWRLMQMANSLTNPPACDYFSIYRLLSRWGNGVSEQSRALRMQILKDYYGNIGQTADASEN; encoded by the coding sequence GTGGTTAATGATGTGCATGATAAATCAGAATTTGCATTGATCTATCAAATTCTTGACCGGCGGAGTGCGGTTACTTTCCGGCAACAAAGAGCTAATATTCGACGCGGAGCTGATCCGTTTACCGAACATTACGCATATCCGTACATATATCCAGCTTTAGGGCCCGATGCGCGATCTGAGGTCCGGAAGACAGCAGTGCGAGTCGCTGCCCTTATCGCTGAATTTACTGATATTCCACAGTCTCAAGAAAATGGGGAACGAAAATTCAAATCATTTGGTAAGTGGTGCAGTGAATTGTCGATAGCGTGGGCTCGGCAAAAGAAACCAGACCAGCAAGTGTCTTTTGATCCGCGAAATCCCGATGCGATAGCTCAACGATTGGCATACATCCACACCCAAGATTTTGAAGAAGCGTACAAGTCAATCTGGAGATTAATGCAAATGGCGAACTCGTTAACGAACCCTCCGGCGTGCGACTATTTCTCAATTTATCGTTTACTCAGCCGATGGGGAAATGGTGTAAGCGAGCAGTCACGTGCGTTAAGAATGCAAATATTAAAAGACTATTACGGCAATATCGGCCAAACTGCTGATGCTTCTGAGAACTAA
- the cas3 gene encoding CRISPR-associated helicase Cas3', producing MNTRSELWAKQDGFDKTYPLLAHLLDTVTITGALYDHWLREGLRDLFRESLGDNAKSIVQCIAGLHDVGKASPLFQLRPSDKAQRWEKIRKTIEESGNYQDLGNTSIALNRSKDEARRHERLSAYASQPVLPSSRKPASQVWVHLVLGGHHGKFSAITKASDTKDLLEDLDYGGWTSAQHDLTDGVLTACRLNREDIPQKLDPTITLLLSGLIVLADRIASGEPFVDGGFTLLEEFPDILEHPHRWVTEREKEAESRVRTTVGIYSPWETEDAAKQAILGDYDPRPIQREALDAGDGLWSLMATTGSGKTEAALLRHSTRPERLIFLLPTQATSNAIMRRVQHAYRNTSNVAALAHGLASVEDFYQQPLSLYDDEAGQNPSENQTDKPSGLYPSSFVRAGAARLFAPVCVGTIDQALASALPGKWIHFRLLALANAHMVIDEVHTLDVYQTKLLEELLPWLVKTRTRVTFLTATMPSEQRQQLISAYSQAEEKLDSPIFPSIDVVTEGHTDSIPVDSLTASMTIDLRQTEYDSLVDAHVDWHTQVRRQFPTARLGIICNTVARAQETAQRIAENGETVLILHSRMTAEHRRQNAQQLLDLLGPNGTGTNITVVGTQAIEASLDIDLDFLNTEICPAPSLVQRAGRQWRRTDPQRKDRCPGEHQKTLTVTWFNSDQSWQYRPYLAAELKRTYEWLASHSQLIIPDNAQEFIDSAHVNFENALTELDMEALTEETLKLMRAESNRARITDALTDRASVGNFTALTTNNPADESTTRLIDEGSNGRFILGSLESTIPGAWHGTAEELLTLSSRDKATIREVLRASIPLSLPRNSQRKPRAKEEFIERLKAISLSESRSLLSGYYFVPDADQFYDSSIGFTGPLQNS from the coding sequence ATGAACACTCGATCTGAGCTGTGGGCAAAACAAGACGGGTTTGATAAAACATACCCTCTTCTAGCTCATCTTCTTGATACCGTAACAATTACTGGAGCCCTCTACGACCACTGGCTACGGGAAGGCTTACGTGATTTGTTCCGCGAGAGCTTAGGAGACAACGCTAAATCTATTGTCCAATGCATCGCTGGTCTCCACGACGTAGGAAAAGCAAGTCCATTATTTCAGTTGCGGCCATCAGACAAAGCGCAACGGTGGGAAAAGATCCGCAAGACAATAGAGGAATCGGGTAACTACCAAGATCTTGGAAATACCTCGATTGCGCTAAACCGCTCGAAAGACGAGGCGCGCAGGCACGAACGCCTTTCAGCATATGCCAGCCAACCTGTACTTCCATCATCGCGTAAACCAGCAAGTCAAGTATGGGTTCATTTAGTTCTCGGTGGGCATCATGGAAAGTTCTCTGCCATCACTAAGGCCTCGGATACCAAAGATCTCCTCGAAGATCTCGACTACGGCGGTTGGACATCTGCCCAACATGACTTAACCGACGGCGTACTGACAGCTTGCCGCCTCAACCGGGAAGATATTCCACAAAAGCTCGATCCAACTATAACTTTATTGCTTTCCGGACTCATTGTTTTAGCTGATCGGATCGCTTCAGGAGAACCATTCGTTGATGGTGGATTCACGTTGCTTGAGGAGTTCCCTGATATTCTTGAACATCCGCATCGTTGGGTAACCGAACGGGAAAAAGAGGCCGAATCACGTGTTCGCACAACAGTAGGGATTTATTCTCCGTGGGAGACCGAAGATGCAGCTAAGCAGGCTATCTTAGGCGATTATGATCCGCGCCCGATTCAGCGAGAAGCATTAGACGCAGGAGATGGGTTGTGGTCGTTGATGGCTACTACCGGCAGCGGAAAAACTGAAGCGGCGTTGCTTCGGCATTCGACCCGTCCTGAACGCCTGATTTTCCTCCTCCCTACACAAGCAACTTCCAATGCCATCATGCGCCGAGTTCAACATGCATATCGGAACACAAGCAATGTGGCAGCACTGGCTCATGGTTTAGCTTCCGTGGAAGATTTTTACCAGCAACCGCTTTCTTTGTACGACGACGAAGCAGGACAAAACCCATCAGAAAACCAAACTGACAAGCCTAGTGGACTGTATCCTTCATCGTTTGTTCGTGCCGGTGCTGCTCGCCTATTTGCCCCAGTTTGTGTAGGCACAATTGATCAAGCTCTGGCTTCCGCTCTACCTGGAAAGTGGATACATTTCAGGCTTCTCGCATTAGCTAATGCACATATGGTCATTGATGAAGTCCACACGCTAGATGTTTATCAGACTAAGTTATTAGAAGAGCTCCTTCCTTGGCTAGTGAAAACACGAACTCGGGTAACGTTCCTAACTGCAACAATGCCTAGTGAACAACGCCAGCAACTGATTTCCGCATACTCTCAAGCAGAGGAAAAACTTGACTCACCAATATTCCCTTCGATCGACGTCGTTACTGAAGGGCACACAGATTCCATCCCGGTAGATTCGCTGACTGCTTCCATGACTATAGACTTACGCCAAACAGAATATGATTCGCTTGTCGATGCACACGTTGATTGGCACACTCAGGTGCGCAGACAATTCCCCACAGCACGTCTTGGAATTATCTGTAATACCGTTGCTAGGGCGCAAGAAACTGCACAACGAATCGCTGAAAATGGCGAAACAGTTCTGATTTTACATTCACGCATGACTGCAGAACACCGCCGGCAGAATGCTCAACAATTACTGGATTTACTTGGGCCAAATGGGACGGGAACGAACATTACTGTTGTTGGAACACAAGCAATAGAAGCATCCCTAGATATCGATCTTGATTTTCTCAATACTGAAATATGCCCAGCCCCATCACTTGTGCAACGTGCTGGACGCCAATGGCGCCGAACCGATCCTCAGCGCAAAGACCGATGCCCAGGAGAACATCAGAAAACACTAACTGTAACCTGGTTCAATTCTGATCAATCCTGGCAGTATCGCCCATATTTAGCTGCAGAACTTAAGCGTACCTATGAATGGCTTGCTTCTCATTCCCAGCTCATCATTCCAGATAACGCTCAGGAATTTATTGACTCCGCACATGTCAATTTTGAAAACGCCCTCACTGAATTAGACATGGAAGCTCTGACCGAGGAAACCTTGAAGTTGATGCGCGCGGAATCTAACCGTGCACGAATAACAGACGCCTTAACAGACCGCGCCAGCGTGGGAAATTTCACTGCACTCACTACGAATAATCCGGCAGATGAATCTACAACCCGGCTCATTGATGAAGGATCTAATGGCCGTTTCATTCTGGGAAGCTTAGAATCGACGATTCCAGGAGCCTGGCATGGAACAGCAGAAGAGCTTCTGACTTTATCTTCACGCGATAAGGCTACTATTCGGGAAGTACTCCGGGCTTCTATTCCACTTTCATTACCGCGTAACTCGCAAAGGAAACCCCGTGCAAAAGAGGAGTTTATCGAACGTCTAAAAGCGATCTCGTTATCTGAATCTCGTTCACTTTTAAGTGGTTATTATTTCGTTCCCGATGCCGACCAGTTCTACGATTCTTCCATTGGTTTTACTGGCCCACTACAGAATTCGTGA
- a CDS encoding type I-E CRISPR-associated protein Cse1/CasA — translation MDINALTDINWVSTTQGDISVREVLLRAHEPDLMLNLQKPAFEVAATFRFLLSVVPVVLRFEEKTKWDDADDMAALATDGFSVSAVDRALESLSKSATLFDAAHPFMQRPVLAPKSAKDTSRKIGPGDQEVKKLSPAMPSDRGEDYWNLIVSFPVKLSVSEAVLKLVTYHYYSMAGNNKYDGDKTRMGAPGIRFLGKGNAATEFMWKVDGESFLYSLFASLPKKWVDGQGLPAWADREMTVSKLSDGLLHPLWMGTWSSNTAACYWEESNGQQFLAGVRVGGVPPEWLPIAYIDKDSEKALKEWWDIRNENDPMYLYMGDSKSSDGAKKAQRIDFGRDGTDLAIEWAAEDKLEALLNSGNTNILPSDAEDRTPIFFRHQIEGTASSPSVRASDVFFATPDVWGFGLRSQQRNEVRWNAQLIRAIHRSVTGVFRRRNASDAKREASGYPALALDALENSRADASAEFWRQITPVYETYMSELRAGSQPTQKLSTGIYRAAMQTYDSVTEPFVGQYSQQIYAVRGSLSRIIQKTISEHHSATKED, via the coding sequence ATGGATATTAATGCATTAACAGACATTAATTGGGTCTCCACAACACAAGGTGACATTTCGGTTCGTGAAGTGTTGTTGCGAGCACATGAACCTGATCTCATGCTGAATCTGCAAAAACCGGCATTTGAGGTTGCGGCAACATTCAGGTTCCTTTTATCTGTTGTCCCGGTTGTGTTGAGATTTGAAGAAAAAACAAAGTGGGACGATGCAGATGATATGGCTGCTTTAGCTACTGATGGTTTCAGTGTATCTGCAGTTGACCGTGCTCTGGAGTCACTGTCTAAGAGCGCAACCCTTTTTGACGCCGCCCATCCGTTTATGCAACGGCCAGTTTTGGCGCCAAAATCAGCTAAAGATACCTCACGTAAAATAGGTCCTGGCGATCAAGAAGTAAAGAAGCTTTCTCCTGCTATGCCCTCGGATCGCGGCGAAGATTATTGGAATCTTATCGTCAGCTTCCCGGTAAAACTTTCTGTCTCAGAAGCAGTTTTGAAGCTAGTTACTTATCACTATTACTCCATGGCTGGAAATAATAAATATGACGGCGATAAAACACGCATGGGCGCACCAGGGATTAGGTTCCTTGGTAAAGGAAATGCGGCTACAGAATTTATGTGGAAAGTTGACGGAGAGAGTTTCTTATATTCGCTATTTGCTTCGTTGCCGAAGAAATGGGTTGATGGGCAAGGGCTTCCGGCGTGGGCTGACCGGGAAATGACCGTATCGAAGCTATCCGATGGGCTACTTCATCCGTTGTGGATGGGTACATGGAGTTCGAATACAGCGGCCTGTTATTGGGAAGAGTCAAATGGGCAGCAGTTCCTTGCAGGAGTTCGGGTCGGGGGTGTTCCACCAGAATGGTTACCAATTGCCTACATCGACAAAGACTCTGAAAAAGCGCTAAAAGAGTGGTGGGATATTCGAAACGAGAACGACCCCATGTACCTCTATATGGGGGATTCGAAATCCAGTGATGGTGCAAAAAAGGCGCAGCGTATCGATTTTGGTCGAGATGGAACAGATCTGGCAATTGAGTGGGCTGCCGAAGATAAACTTGAAGCCTTATTGAACTCAGGCAATACGAATATTCTCCCAAGTGACGCGGAAGATCGTACCCCTATCTTCTTTAGACATCAGATCGAAGGTACAGCTTCTTCACCGAGTGTTAGAGCATCTGATGTGTTTTTTGCGACTCCAGATGTTTGGGGTTTCGGTCTCAGATCCCAGCAACGCAACGAAGTTCGATGGAATGCGCAGTTAATTCGTGCCATTCATCGAAGTGTTACTGGAGTTTTTCGACGTCGAAATGCCTCAGACGCAAAACGTGAAGCGAGTGGTTATCCGGCACTTGCTTTGGATGCGTTGGAGAATTCGAGAGCTGATGCCTCGGCAGAGTTTTGGCGCCAAATAACGCCTGTTTATGAGACATATATGAGTGAACTCCGAGCGGGATCTCAGCCTACTCAGAAACTGTCAACGGGAATATATCGGGCTGCGATGCAAACTTATGACAGTGTCACTGAGCCATTTGTTGGCCAATATTCACAACAAATATATGCAGTGCGAGGAAGCCTTTCTCGCATTATTCAGAAAACTATCAGTGAGCACCACAGTGCTACTAAGGAAGACTAG
- a CDS encoding IS1249 family transposase, whose protein sequence is MNTSLCPICSSKMIRHGRTSRGRQRWRCKACGVRSLNSIDSTAKHLQEFLRWLLSGQRQRDMPGHGRSFRRRCKDLWSIWPLSPVVDEVHDVVFVDGIYLGRQAVVLIACSQNYVLGWYVARRETTRAWSALLQRIAPARVVVSDGGSGFAKALRLTWPTTRHQRCTFHVFTQIKQAITTRPKLQASIELYDLGKERIRVVNKEQAITWITKYVQWASDWEDFLNEKTLTPTGWCYTHQRLVKARKMLNKLIKQGLLFTFCDPVWQVSIPSMNNRIEGGVNASLRYMLYQHRGMCLTRRIKAIFWWCYMHTEHPLSPGQILQTMPTDQQINNAWHAARLEHQTNQIPQWGDAIVWSELHYTTPYHNTWD, encoded by the coding sequence ATGAACACTTCTTTATGTCCTATATGTAGCAGTAAAATGATTCGTCATGGTCGTACGAGCCGGGGGCGGCAGCGTTGGCGGTGTAAAGCGTGTGGGGTGAGATCTTTAAACAGTATTGATTCCACTGCTAAGCATTTACAAGAGTTCCTTCGATGGCTGTTAAGCGGTCAAAGGCAACGAGACATGCCTGGGCACGGCAGATCATTTCGTCGACGCTGTAAAGATTTATGGTCTATCTGGCCGCTTAGTCCTGTGGTTGACGAGGTTCATGATGTTGTTTTTGTTGACGGGATTTATTTAGGGCGTCAAGCGGTGGTGTTAATTGCTTGTAGTCAAAATTATGTCCTGGGATGGTATGTAGCCCGACGGGAAACTACCCGGGCCTGGAGCGCTTTATTGCAACGTATCGCTCCTGCACGGGTTGTGGTCAGTGATGGGGGTAGTGGTTTTGCTAAAGCGTTACGACTTACCTGGCCAACAACACGGCATCAACGCTGTACTTTCCATGTGTTTACCCAAATCAAGCAAGCAATAACTACTCGGCCTAAGCTTCAAGCTTCTATCGAACTATACGATTTAGGAAAAGAACGTATCCGTGTTGTTAACAAAGAACAAGCTATTACCTGGATAACGAAATATGTTCAATGGGCTAGTGACTGGGAAGATTTCCTTAACGAGAAAACTCTCACTCCAACTGGATGGTGCTACACTCATCAACGTCTGGTCAAAGCACGTAAAATGCTGAACAAACTCATCAAACAAGGACTACTGTTCACCTTTTGTGACCCGGTATGGCAAGTATCGATCCCCTCAATGAATAATCGTATTGAAGGAGGGGTTAACGCTTCCTTGCGCTATATGCTCTACCAGCATCGAGGGATGTGTTTAACGAGGAGAATTAAAGCAATTTTCTGGTGGTGTTACATGCATACGGAGCACCCTTTATCCCCAGGGCAAATCCTCCAGACCATGCCAACAGACCAGCAGATCAACAATGCTTGGCACGCTGCTCGCCTCGAACACCAAACAAACCAAATACCCCAATGGGGAGACGCTATAGTCTGGAGCGAGCTACACTACACAACCCCCTACCACAACACCTGGGACTAA
- the cas1 gene encoding CRISPR-associated endonuclease Cas1, with the protein MRQDRTGVVAIRDATDDDDNPDPEATVTRIQLPVAGLGVLCLGPGTSISNAAITSCARSGCTVVFSGGGGVNAYAHATPLSSSAKWAIAQARLISSLDAQKVAAIKLYTKQFGAGQVRDASIKVMRGIEGRIMRTTYRDLAKKAKIKNFKRDTNASDPINAGLNVANSIMYGVAATVCAAIGVNPALGIIHRGDIRALLFDLADLYKARIVLPLVFNHAHDEDPISEIRRDLRRQIHSKHILEDMLGTLMEILQPHLPNRDDDRLINDHGEVSGHVQYGKDDE; encoded by the coding sequence GTGCGGCAAGATCGCACCGGCGTCGTCGCCATTCGAGACGCAACTGACGACGACGATAACCCAGACCCCGAAGCAACCGTAACTCGAATCCAACTACCCGTCGCCGGGTTAGGAGTGCTATGCCTCGGACCAGGAACTAGTATCTCGAATGCGGCAATAACATCTTGTGCGCGTTCGGGATGCACCGTCGTTTTTTCTGGCGGAGGAGGCGTTAACGCGTATGCGCATGCAACTCCCTTATCGTCTTCTGCAAAATGGGCTATAGCACAAGCACGCCTGATCTCTTCCCTTGATGCGCAAAAAGTTGCTGCAATCAAGCTTTATACGAAACAGTTTGGTGCCGGGCAGGTGAGGGATGCTTCGATAAAAGTTATGCGCGGTATCGAAGGGCGTATCATGCGCACAACATATCGCGATTTAGCAAAGAAAGCGAAAATCAAAAACTTCAAGAGAGATACTAATGCTAGTGATCCGATAAATGCTGGCCTTAATGTCGCGAATTCTATTATGTATGGTGTAGCGGCAACAGTGTGTGCAGCAATCGGCGTCAATCCTGCTTTAGGTATTATTCACCGCGGAGATATTCGCGCCTTGCTTTTTGATCTGGCTGATCTTTATAAAGCACGCATTGTTTTACCTCTTGTTTTTAATCATGCGCACGATGAAGATCCGATCAGTGAAATCAGACGTGATCTGCGAAGACAAATTCATAGCAAGCACATTTTAGAAGATATGCTTGGCACGCTGATGGAAATACTACAACCTCACCTACCGAATCGTGACGATGATCGTTTGATTAACGATCATGGCGAAGTTTCTGGGCACGTACAATACGGAAAAGATGATGAGTGA
- the cas5e gene encoding type I-E CRISPR-associated protein Cas5/CasD: MIESLYIRLSGPLQSWAGPAVSGNIIRTEPWPTRSGLLGLLAGALGAERGQWPEWLNDVEFVVRQDRRPNIVDDFHTINPRTESTLFRRRHQIVQGISAGKAKGKALVFTPDAQGGTSVVNRTYLADGEFIVRITSEKHLDELENALATPGFVTYLGRKAFAPDFPFYLGRGSADCINEIPIVSNLHRTVESEQPQSQPVTMVTYGPFHPASGRRNQTAITVVNQRDEQLSFISGHLVIRRQLAG; the protein is encoded by the coding sequence ATGATTGAGTCGCTGTATATCCGGCTGAGTGGACCACTTCAATCGTGGGCTGGCCCAGCGGTGAGCGGTAACATCATTCGTACTGAGCCGTGGCCCACCCGCTCAGGTCTTCTTGGGCTACTTGCAGGTGCCTTGGGCGCTGAGCGCGGACAATGGCCGGAGTGGTTAAATGATGTTGAATTCGTTGTTCGACAAGATCGCCGGCCTAACATTGTGGATGATTTTCATACAATTAATCCGCGCACAGAATCTACACTTTTCCGCAGGAGACACCAGATCGTCCAAGGTATTTCTGCTGGCAAAGCTAAAGGCAAAGCACTTGTTTTTACTCCCGATGCGCAAGGTGGGACGTCGGTTGTGAACCGTACCTACCTAGCTGACGGCGAGTTTATTGTGCGAATTACATCCGAAAAACATCTTGATGAGCTGGAAAATGCTTTAGCAACACCCGGTTTTGTAACCTATCTTGGACGCAAAGCGTTTGCTCCGGATTTCCCGTTCTATCTGGGGCGGGGATCTGCCGACTGCATTAACGAGATTCCAATAGTTTCCAATCTGCATCGAACTGTTGAGAGCGAACAACCTCAATCTCAGCCGGTAACAATGGTGACTTATGGTCCATTCCATCCGGCTAGTGGGCGACGGAACCAAACAGCTATTACCGTGGTTAACCAACGCGACGAGCAATTATCGTTCATCAGCGGCCATCTGGTTATCCGACGGCAATTAGCTGGCTGA
- the cas6e gene encoding type I-E CRISPR-associated protein Cas6/Cse3/CasE: protein MAESLYLTKYPIHLALSQKATNKPRNGWDETDPKFRHRAVMAIFDAIDSDHPRKNAAILFRADYLAGQAPFFLIQSKIPPTHAPDGVQTIKREIEVLPAGTPVRFRLSINAIRRKTVSANVAPSKPHVTTTPIPFDFSTEGSVASDPQETMTPWLSNKLKKALDDVTITNHQRELLGVDRNGKSTASMTVQVDTVDAVATVTDGTELNDLILHGVGRAKAYGCGLLTVQALA from the coding sequence ATGGCCGAGTCACTGTATCTGACAAAGTATCCTATTCATCTTGCGCTTAGTCAGAAAGCCACTAACAAACCACGAAACGGCTGGGATGAGACCGACCCAAAATTCCGCCACCGAGCAGTTATGGCAATCTTCGATGCGATTGACTCCGATCATCCCCGTAAAAACGCCGCCATTCTTTTCCGCGCAGATTACCTCGCCGGTCAGGCCCCGTTCTTCCTGATCCAGTCAAAAATTCCGCCAACACATGCGCCAGACGGCGTACAGACTATAAAACGAGAAATTGAGGTACTGCCAGCTGGGACTCCAGTTCGCTTTAGGCTGTCCATCAACGCTATACGACGGAAAACAGTTTCAGCCAACGTAGCTCCATCGAAACCACACGTAACTACCACGCCGATCCCGTTCGATTTTTCGACAGAAGGTTCTGTGGCCTCAGACCCCCAAGAAACTATGACTCCCTGGCTGAGTAATAAACTCAAAAAAGCGCTTGATGACGTAACAATCACCAACCACCAACGTGAACTTTTGGGCGTTGACCGAAATGGAAAATCCACAGCATCGATGACGGTTCAAGTCGATACTGTAGACGCAGTAGCAACGGTAACCGATGGAACCGAATTGAATGATCTTATTCTTCATGGCGTTGGCCGAGCCAAAGCCTACGGGTGCGGTTTGTTGACAGTACAGGCTCTAGCATGA